Genomic DNA from Candidatus Brocadia sp.:
CCATACTGGCTAAGTTTCTGATAAATGGCGGTTAAATCACCGGGTGTTTCACGAAAATTGTGGTAGGAAATGATGAGTTTCGTTTTATTCGTAGGGACACGGAGCTCCGTGTCCCTACTTATATATTGAATACTGTCATGTTCGACATCGACGAAATCAGCTTGTAACTGGATAGCGAGTTTTAGGAGTGCAATCCTTTCTTCTTCACTTCCATCGAATCTGCCACCTTCTCTGACGGGCCTGTTTGTAACAATCACAGGCTTTGTACGCCTTTCAAATATCCGCTTCAGATCTGGATTTTTTATGTAGTCAAGGCGTAATTCGATAATGTCTGCTGTCTGTGATGCCTCTGCCATATCCCGGAGAACATCATCAATGTTGTTTGCGATGATTGGTATGCAGATCATGTGTTTGTTTGAGAGATATTTGGTTTGGATTTTTAACTTTTATTAGTTACAGGTAACTACTTTCGTTTCATTGCAGCCACCTTGTTGATGGCGTTTAAGTATGCCTTTGCGCTGGCCTCAATGATATCCGTACTTACCGCACGTCCCCCTACGGTCTTACCATCCACATCGAGATTCACATAGACCTCACCCATTGCGTCTTTTCCACTGGTAACAGCGCGGATGTTATAATCTTGTAACTTGCCAGGGATGCCTGTTGACAGATCAATCGCCTTAAAAAGGGCATCGATGGGACCATCACCAATGGTAGTATTATCCACCAGACGACCATCCTGTAATTTTAGTCTCACCCCGGCTGTTGGTACCATATTGGGTCCACAACTGATACTGAGGCTTTCTAATTGAAAGATGTTGGGGACATCCATTTTTTCTATGCCGATAATGGCCTCGATATCCTCATCAAAAATCTCTTTCTTTTTATCGGCAATATGCTTAAATTCCTCAAAAGCCCGTTCAAATTCTTTTTCAGATAATTCGTATCCCAGTTCCTTGATGCGTGTTTTAAAGGCATTCCTCCCGGATAATTTTCCGAGCACAAGCCTGGTCTTTAAATACCCGACGTCTTCAGGTTTCATAATCTCGTAGGTAGTACGTTCCTTGATTACCCCGTCCTGGTGTACCCCTGACTGGTGTGCAAATGCATTTTCACCGACGATGGCCTTATTCCTCTGGACGCGCAGTCCCGTCAGAGTGCTTACCAGTCTGCTTGTGGCAATCAATTCCTTTGTGACAATACGAGTAGAACGTTGGTAAAAATCATGACGTGTCTTAATGGCCATAACGATCTCTTCCAGTGCTGCGTTCCCTGCCCGTTCTCCGATACCATTGATGGTACATTCGACCTGTTGTGCACCAGCCTTTACTGCGGCAAGGGAATTAGCCACGGCAAGCCCCAGGTCGTTGTGACAATGTACGCTAATTATTGCTTTATCAATATTTTTAACGTTTTCTTTTAATCCGCGGATAATGGATGCATATTGATCGGGCGTGGCATAACCTACGGTATCGGGAATATTGACAGTCTTTGCACCGGCATCAATAACGGCCTCAACAACCTGAATGAGAAAGTCTAGTTCCGTTCTGGAGGCGTCTTCCGGAGAAAATTCTACGTCATCTACATATTTTAAGGCATGTGTAACCCCTTTAACGGCCAAATGAAGGATTTCTTCCTTTGCCTTGAGGAGTTTGTATTTTCTGTGTATTTCAGAGGTGGCAAGAAAGACATGTATTCGTGGTTTTTCTGCCTTTTCCAGTGCCCTGGCAGCACTGTCAATGTCCTTTTCAACAGCACGGGCAAGACCTGCTACGGAAACCCCCCGAATTTCCTGGGCAACTCTACTTACTGATTCGAAATCA
This window encodes:
- a CDS encoding 2-isopropylmalate synthase: MTNNNIIIFDTTLRDGEQSPGASLDINEKVQIARQLALLNVDVIEAGFPVSSPGDFESVSRVAQEIRGVSVAGLARAVEKDIDSAARALEKAEKPRIHVFLATSEIHRKYKLLKAKEEILHLAVKGVTHALKYVDDVEFSPEDASRTELDFLIQVVEAVIDAGAKTVNIPDTVGYATPDQYASIIRGLKENVKNIDKAIISVHCHNDLGLAVANSLAAVKAGAQQVECTINGIGERAGNAALEEIVMAIKTRHDFYQRSTRIVTKELIATSRLVSTLTGLRVQRNKAIVGENAFAHQSGVHQDGVIKERTTYEIMKPEDVGYLKTRLVLGKLSGRNAFKTRIKELGYELSEKEFERAFEEFKHIADKKKEIFDEDIEAIIGIEKMDVPNIFQLESLSISCGPNMVPTAGVRLKLQDGRLVDNTTIGDGPIDALFKAIDLSTGIPGKLQDYNIRAVTSGKDAMGEVYVNLDVDGKTVGGRAVSTDIIEASAKAYLNAINKVAAMKRK